One Jeotgalicoccus saudimassiliensis DNA window includes the following coding sequences:
- a CDS encoding ABC transporter permease, with product MKEKFARWDILFLQYLKRDWKKIIIWIIGIGLFSAGFIPAFKEIAKGQGLIGMYETMQNPAMTSMVGPTPVDSAENYTLGAMYAHEMLLFCGLLTMIVSLLHVIGHTRKEEDLGLTELVRSFQIGRQANSLATAAETVFINVLLAAVIGAVMISFGADTITVEGSLLYGASIGAAGIIGAVLGLIFAQLMPNSSGATGIGLGFIGLLYMVRAGTDVSNPDWSMINPMGWTYLTYPFTDNNWMPLVFVFIFSVIVTTAAFFLEGNRDMGAGYIPEREGRAHAKNSLLSVRGLFMRLNRGAIISWFIGFLVMGAAYGSIYGDMQTFLQSNEIMQQMFTEAGVSLEESFTSTIIMVMIILVSILPIVIINKLFAEEKRSHLSQIFSTKVSRAELYWTTVGIALFAGLLGILLSVTGLGGTALSFMEDDSSMGMTDFFVSGFNLWPSVLFFTGLSALITGWVPGAGKLVYVYLAYSFMLSYFGGIVDFPDWFLKTAIQSWLPKMPVDDFDLPVFMTITAISITLMIAGCIGYKRRDMSEGA from the coding sequence ATGAAAGAAAAATTTGCACGCTGGGATATACTTTTCCTGCAGTATTTAAAGCGTGACTGGAAAAAAATCATCATTTGGATTATAGGTATCGGTTTATTCTCGGCCGGTTTTATCCCGGCCTTTAAAGAGATTGCAAAAGGACAGGGACTCATCGGCATGTATGAAACAATGCAGAACCCTGCAATGACTTCTATGGTGGGACCGACACCGGTTGACTCTGCAGAAAATTATACGCTCGGCGCAATGTACGCCCACGAAATGTTATTATTCTGCGGTCTGTTGACGATGATTGTGTCGCTCCTTCATGTGATCGGTCATACGCGTAAAGAAGAAGATCTCGGCCTGACAGAACTGGTCAGATCATTTCAGATCGGCCGTCAGGCAAACTCTTTGGCAACTGCAGCAGAAACGGTGTTTATCAATGTGCTGCTCGCCGCAGTTATCGGCGCGGTGATGATCAGTTTCGGTGCGGATACGATTACGGTGGAAGGCTCATTGCTATATGGTGCATCCATCGGTGCTGCAGGGATTATCGGTGCCGTACTCGGCTTAATATTTGCACAGCTGATGCCGAATTCCTCCGGTGCAACAGGGATTGGACTCGGATTTATCGGTTTACTGTATATGGTGCGGGCAGGAACGGATGTGTCAAATCCCGACTGGTCGATGATTAATCCGATGGGATGGACTTATTTAACTTATCCGTTTACTGACAATAACTGGATGCCGCTCGTTTTTGTATTTATCTTCAGTGTGATTGTCACGACTGCTGCATTTTTCCTTGAAGGCAACCGTGACATGGGCGCAGGTTACATCCCCGAGCGGGAAGGCCGGGCGCATGCCAAAAATTCCCTGTTATCTGTTCGGGGCTTGTTCATGCGGTTGAACAGAGGTGCAATTATCAGCTGGTTCATCGGTTTCCTTGTAATGGGAGCCGCCTACGGTTCGATATACGGAGACATGCAGACGTTCCTTCAAAGTAATGAAATCATGCAGCAGATGTTCACAGAAGCAGGCGTATCACTCGAAGAATCCTTCACCTCTACAATTATAATGGTGATGATCATACTTGTTTCAATTTTACCAATTGTCATTATAAACAAGTTGTTTGCAGAAGAAAAAAGATCTCATCTCAGTCAGATATTCTCTACGAAAGTGTCGCGGGCGGAATTATATTGGACGACAGTCGGAATTGCATTATTTGCAGGACTGCTTGGTATACTGCTGTCGGTGACTGGTCTCGGCGGTACCGCGCTTTCATTTATGGAAGATGACTCATCCATGGGAATGACGGATTTCTTTGTATCAGGCTTCAACTTATGGCCGTCAGTGCTGTTCTTTACCGGATTATCCGCGCTGATTACCGGCTGGGTGCCGGGTGCGGGAAAACTGGTGTATGTATATTTGGCTTATTCATTTATGCTGTCGTATTTTGGCGGGATCGTCGATTTTCCTGACTGGTTTTTAAAAACAGCCATTCAGAGCTGGCTGCCGAAAATGCCGGTGGATGATTTCGACTTACCCGTATTTATGACCATTACAGCTATCAGTATTACCTTAATGATTGCCGGCTGTATCGGTTATAAGAGACGCGATATGTCAGAGGGTGCATAG
- a CDS encoding general stress protein produces MAPFIKAYHDDDKIKEAIEILKSNKVDSKEIYVITHDDDRTKRIADNSGANVIGMSEQGVADAVKTSFRKKGDELRNKLESVGFDENQAVQYEAQLDKGVVYLIVTEAYGVDLDAVLA; encoded by the coding sequence ATGGCACCATTTATTAAAGCGTATCATGATGATGACAAAATCAAGGAAGCGATTGAAATTCTTAAGTCCAACAAAGTTGATTCTAAGGAAATCTATGTTATCACCCACGATGACGATCGTACGAAGCGTATTGCAGACAATTCGGGTGCGAATGTTATCGGCATGAGCGAACAAGGTGTTGCTGATGCTGTGAAAACTTCTTTCAGGAAAAAAGGCGACGAATTACGCAATAAACTTGAAAGTGTCGGTTTCGATGAAAACCAGGCTGTTCAATATGAAGCGCAGCTCGATAAAGGTGTCGTTTATCTGATCGTAACAGAAGCATACGGTGTCGATTTAGATGCTGTATTAGCATAA
- a CDS encoding aminoacyltransferase: MKFLELTDEEYASFIEEGHEAAFFQMIENKTNRELNGETVKLLGVKDDAGTVVAASLFTLQPTVMGKYFYYSNRGPVLDYHNLELVRFYFEGLTEYLKRHNCSYVKVDPNWIYKKYDKDVVEKEEYPAQDALIELLESLGYGHEGFTRGYSKTSQARWMSVLDMTPFEGEKDLVKSFDSQRKRNIKKAQKYGVELRFLEVDEIDKFVKLYADTSERQGFFTHPDPKGYFSNFKKAYGDKVLIPYAYIELDKYVANLTKELQDVTKRLETMQAKENKNDKTLNKIKEMEKQVSNLTGDLEEARIIHEKEGNVLDLAAGIYFETPYELVYNSGASTSEYPQFVGPYMMHLEMMKYCIENNISRYNFYGVSGDFSEDGEDYGVYRFKRGFNAEIEELVGDFVKVIAPLQHNVYKVKAKLGLNK, translated from the coding sequence ATGAAGTTTTTAGAATTAACGGATGAAGAATATGCGTCGTTTATAGAGGAAGGCCATGAAGCTGCCTTCTTCCAGATGATTGAAAATAAAACGAACCGTGAATTAAACGGTGAAACGGTAAAACTGCTCGGCGTGAAAGATGATGCGGGCACAGTAGTGGCTGCCAGTCTGTTTACGCTGCAGCCGACAGTCATGGGCAAGTATTTCTATTACTCTAACCGCGGCCCGGTGCTCGATTATCACAATCTCGAGCTGGTGCGTTTTTACTTTGAAGGGCTGACGGAATACCTGAAGAGGCACAACTGTTCATACGTGAAAGTGGATCCGAACTGGATTTACAAAAAATACGACAAGGATGTTGTGGAGAAAGAAGAGTATCCGGCACAGGATGCGCTCATTGAACTGCTCGAGTCGCTCGGCTACGGTCATGAAGGATTTACACGCGGCTACTCTAAGACGTCACAGGCACGCTGGATGAGCGTTCTGGATATGACGCCGTTTGAGGGGGAGAAAGATTTAGTGAAGTCGTTTGACTCCCAGCGTAAGCGCAACATCAAGAAAGCTCAGAAATACGGCGTGGAGCTCCGTTTCCTCGAAGTGGATGAAATCGATAAGTTCGTGAAGCTGTATGCAGATACGTCGGAGCGCCAGGGCTTCTTTACGCACCCGGATCCAAAAGGCTATTTCTCAAACTTTAAGAAAGCCTACGGGGATAAAGTGCTCATTCCTTACGCGTATATCGAACTCGATAAGTACGTCGCGAACCTGACGAAAGAGCTTCAGGATGTAACGAAACGCCTTGAGACGATGCAGGCGAAAGAGAACAAAAACGATAAGACGCTAAACAAGATCAAAGAGATGGAAAAACAGGTGTCGAACTTAACGGGAGATCTTGAAGAGGCGCGCATTATTCATGAGAAAGAAGGCAACGTGCTGGATCTTGCTGCCGGCATCTACTTCGAAACGCCGTATGAGCTCGTGTATAACTCAGGTGCGAGTACGTCTGAGTACCCGCAGTTTGTCGGACCGTATATGATGCACCTTGAGATGATGAAGTACTGTATCGAAAACAACATTTCACGCTATAACTTCTACGGCGTCAGCGGAGACTTTTCAGAAGACGGGGAAGACTACGGTGTTTATCGATTCAAACGCGGATTCAATGCGGAAATTGAAGAGCTGGTCGGGGACTTCGTTAAAGTCATTGCACCGCTCCAGCACAACGTATATAAAGTGAAAGCAAAACTTGGACTGAATAAGTAA
- a CDS encoding aminoacyltransferase has protein sequence MQFTELTLEEFNDYTGKHFSHFTQTEQNYKLKTDSGIETYLVGVKDGEIVKAACLITLTPVMKVFKYAYTNRGPVLDYSDEAVFKAFFDGLTKFLKPKKVMYLRVDPYEVLNKRNHEGEVIESMENDYIFDNFKSLGYHHDGFKNGFDPIVQVRWHSVLDLEGKDKKSVLNDMDTLRKRNIKKAEKHGLHIKYLDVDNIEIFRKFMKDTSEMKSFYDRDDSFYIDRKRYFKDQVMIPMVYVDLEDYTESIAQDKKKMAKNLDKAERALERDPDNEKNKNKVVNLTEQVENIDAKLQEGKQLLESHGKELPLSSAYFIVTPHEVTYLSGGTDNDFRHFAGSYLIQWTMIQYALEQGIDQYNFYGISGDFTENAEDYGVIQFKKGFNAVVNEYIGDFIKPVNGPAYKIYNTLNNLRNK, from the coding sequence ATGCAATTTACAGAGTTAACACTGGAAGAATTTAATGACTATACAGGGAAACATTTCAGTCATTTTACCCAGACCGAACAAAACTACAAGTTAAAAACAGACAGCGGGATTGAGACTTATTTAGTCGGTGTCAAAGACGGGGAAATCGTGAAGGCGGCGTGCCTGATTACGCTGACGCCTGTCATGAAAGTATTTAAATATGCATATACGAACAGGGGACCGGTGCTCGATTACAGCGATGAGGCAGTATTCAAAGCGTTCTTTGACGGTTTGACGAAGTTCTTGAAACCGAAGAAAGTCATGTATCTGCGTGTTGACCCGTACGAAGTGCTTAATAAGCGCAACCACGAAGGTGAAGTCATCGAGAGTATGGAGAACGATTATATTTTCGATAACTTTAAGTCGCTCGGCTACCACCATGACGGATTTAAAAACGGCTTTGATCCGATTGTTCAGGTCCGCTGGCATTCGGTACTGGATCTTGAAGGAAAAGATAAGAAGTCGGTATTGAATGATATGGATACGCTCCGTAAGCGTAATATTAAAAAAGCGGAGAAGCACGGCCTGCATATTAAGTACCTTGATGTGGACAATATCGAGATTTTCCGTAAGTTTATGAAGGATACGTCGGAAATGAAGTCGTTCTACGACAGAGACGACAGTTTCTACATCGACCGCAAGCGCTACTTTAAAGATCAGGTCATGATTCCGATGGTGTACGTGGACCTCGAGGATTACACAGAGTCCATTGCACAGGATAAAAAGAAAATGGCCAAAAATCTCGATAAAGCGGAACGTGCATTGGAACGCGATCCGGATAACGAGAAGAACAAAAACAAAGTGGTGAACCTGACAGAACAGGTCGAAAATATCGATGCGAAGCTGCAGGAAGGCAAACAGCTGCTGGAATCACACGGCAAGGAGTTACCTCTGTCGAGTGCGTACTTTATCGTCACGCCGCATGAAGTGACTTACCTGTCCGGGGGAACGGATAACGATTTCCGTCATTTTGCAGGCAGTTATTTAATCCAGTGGACAATGATTCAGTATGCGCTGGAGCAGGGTATAGACCAGTATAACTTCTACGGAATCAGCGGAGACTTTACTGAAAACGCTGAGGACTACGGTGTTATTCAGTTTAAAAAAGGGTTTAATGCGGTGGTTAACGAGTATATCGGGGACTTTATCAAACCGGTTAACGGCCCGGCATATAAGATCTACAACACATTAAATAATCTGCGTAATAAATAA
- a CDS encoding ABC transporter ATP-binding protein yields MTEVVKMEGVQKSFGKTKALSDVSFTVESGEVVGFIGPNGSGKSTTIRILLGIIRRNGGNAEIFGMDVWKNSLEIHKRISYVPGDVNLWGSLTGGEIIDLFMKLHGGGDKERRDYLIKRFELDTKKKAKNYSKGNRQKVGLIAALSVQSDLYIFDEPTSGLDPLMESIFQEEIEKLKNAGKSILLSSHILSEVERLADKVVIVRKGEIVETGTLDELRYLTRSTVEMETKGDIGVMADVAGVFDFEQDGNKATFSAEQEHLNEILLAAGKLDVIKFDSSPPTLEDLFMRHYEG; encoded by the coding sequence ATGACAGAAGTGGTAAAAATGGAAGGTGTGCAAAAATCATTCGGTAAGACAAAGGCGCTGAGTGATGTCTCCTTCACAGTTGAATCAGGGGAAGTTGTTGGTTTTATCGGTCCGAACGGTTCCGGTAAATCGACAACGATTCGTATTCTGCTCGGAATCATCAGACGAAACGGCGGAAATGCTGAAATTTTCGGCATGGATGTCTGGAAAAACAGTCTTGAGATTCATAAGCGTATTTCCTATGTTCCGGGCGATGTAAATTTATGGGGCAGCCTGACAGGCGGAGAGATTATAGATTTATTTATGAAATTGCATGGCGGCGGTGACAAAGAACGACGTGATTACCTGATAAAACGCTTTGAACTGGATACGAAGAAGAAAGCAAAAAACTATTCAAAAGGGAATCGTCAAAAGGTTGGCCTGATTGCCGCCTTATCCGTCCAATCGGATTTATATATATTTGATGAACCGACCTCCGGTCTGGATCCTCTGATGGAGTCCATCTTCCAGGAGGAAATTGAGAAACTGAAAAATGCAGGGAAATCAATTCTTTTATCGTCTCATATTTTAAGTGAAGTGGAACGGCTGGCAGACAAAGTGGTCATCGTCCGGAAGGGCGAGATTGTTGAAACCGGCACGCTTGATGAACTGCGCTATCTGACGCGGTCAACTGTTGAGATGGAAACTAAAGGAGACATCGGAGTGATGGCAGATGTTGCCGGTGTGTTTGATTTCGAACAGGACGGCAATAAGGCGACATTCTCTGCTGAACAGGAGCATCTAAATGAAATATTACTGGCGGCAGGAAAATTGGATGTCATAAAGTTTGATTCATCACCGCCGACACTCGAAGACTTATTCATGCGTCACTATGAGGGCTGA
- a CDS encoding acyltransferase family protein, giving the protein MTRLISEIFWMRALACIGIVVIHAISLTIAHNPDLVKNQWPTYVQLYLMFCTPLFVFITEFLNANKYGDQLKKGFIRKRLLYLGIPYVMLNLFWTLDKYSPGSLMELIDGFIMVSVRGYSVTYFILIIFQFYILHMIFAKYLRKLNPFAVITASIVLTSAFWGVRLMYPAPEHILGQLLWAKEGQTLFIGWITYFVLGYYIGIHYEAFKANIRKYSWHIVGLFIFTLFFVLVIHNSGINSAMGSKRLDTPIYTTAVILMMFLVSSYYNYVPKFIMYISNYSFSIYLLHLIFINDMGMMTDIVFWDITYKTILAICLSIFVAYVFNLHKYGKFFVGNIGKTRHDLPQAPNINLDVDVGFKKDEMA; this is encoded by the coding sequence ATGACACGCTTAATTTCTGAAATATTCTGGATGAGAGCCCTCGCCTGTATCGGTATTGTGGTTATCCATGCTATTTCACTTACTATTGCTCATAATCCGGACCTGGTTAAGAACCAGTGGCCGACGTATGTACAACTCTACTTAATGTTTTGCACCCCGCTGTTTGTGTTTATTACCGAGTTTTTAAATGCAAATAAGTACGGAGATCAGCTGAAAAAGGGATTTATTAGAAAAAGACTGCTATATCTAGGCATTCCCTACGTGATGCTTAACTTATTTTGGACGCTCGATAAATACTCACCTGGAAGTTTAATGGAATTAATAGACGGTTTTATTATGGTATCTGTCCGGGGATATTCGGTGACATATTTTATACTGATTATTTTTCAGTTCTATATATTACATATGATTTTTGCTAAATACTTAAGAAAACTGAACCCGTTTGCTGTTATTACCGCATCCATAGTGCTGACATCGGCATTCTGGGGTGTAAGGCTGATGTATCCTGCACCGGAACATATACTTGGTCAGCTGTTATGGGCTAAAGAAGGACAGACGCTCTTTATCGGCTGGATTACATATTTTGTGCTTGGATATTATATCGGTATTCACTATGAAGCGTTTAAAGCGAACATCAGAAAGTACAGCTGGCACATCGTCGGGCTGTTTATCTTCACTTTGTTTTTCGTACTGGTTATCCATAATTCGGGAATTAACAGTGCGATGGGATCCAAGCGTCTCGACACGCCGATTTATACGACGGCTGTGATTTTAATGATGTTCCTCGTTTCTTCATACTATAATTACGTGCCGAAGTTTATTATGTATATCAGTAATTACTCATTCAGCATTTACCTGCTGCATCTGATATTTATAAATGATATGGGCATGATGACAGATATCGTTTTCTGGGATATAACTTACAAAACTATCCTTGCTATCTGTTTATCAATCTTCGTCGCTTATGTATTTAATTTACATAAATATGGTAAGTTCTTTGTCGGCAATATCGGTAAAACACGACACGATCTGCCGCAGGCACCGAATATCAACCTTGATGTCGATGTAGGATTTAAGAAAGATGAGATGGCGTAA
- a CDS encoding peptidoglycan bridge formation glycyltransferase FemA/FemB family protein — protein MEVKPITEEAFKLFVQTYDGHMHYFHDELFYDYISGVNETHLLGLYDGEVLGGVSILSATSVLKKFRLFTSHTGPLLSEFTNERLKFFLEEIDKYAKKHGALQMIHSPYTVYQMRDHDGNVIEADERNNREIISLYENLGYNHHGFTKELITEELLRYQAVIDVDKPLDAILKQMDVTTRYNTRQTETMPLELKLLDEDEYDKFIDIYKETEERIGFDPVPAEKIKNLLHTLKDRMFLVLTHVNVDKYLTQLHEEREAELENIAEIEEKTANGTATKREKKRINEHKEQLASKDKRIAKMEEFKAEFGTELDLSAGMYYYNNHEMVYLFSGSYPELSFFKGTNFATWEMIKKAQELGIGRFNFFGLTGDFTEAAQDYGVYRFKRGFTPYIEELPGTFDKVFNKPVYTIAKKLGKI, from the coding sequence ATGGAAGTAAAACCAATTACAGAAGAAGCATTTAAATTATTTGTACAGACCTATGACGGGCACATGCACTATTTCCATGATGAACTGTTCTACGATTACATTTCGGGCGTGAACGAAACGCATCTCCTCGGATTGTATGACGGCGAAGTTTTGGGCGGTGTCTCTATACTGAGTGCGACGTCGGTGCTGAAGAAATTCAGACTGTTTACGTCACATACAGGACCGCTGCTCAGTGAGTTTACGAATGAGCGCCTGAAGTTCTTTTTGGAAGAAATCGATAAGTACGCGAAGAAACACGGCGCGCTGCAGATGATTCATTCGCCGTATACGGTGTATCAGATGCGCGATCACGACGGAAATGTCATTGAAGCGGATGAACGTAACAACCGGGAGATTATTTCGTTATATGAAAACCTCGGCTATAACCATCACGGCTTTACGAAAGAACTCATTACAGAAGAACTTCTCCGTTACCAGGCAGTAATCGATGTCGATAAACCCCTCGATGCCATTTTAAAGCAGATGGACGTGACGACGCGATACAATACGCGTCAGACGGAGACGATGCCGCTGGAACTGAAGCTGCTGGATGAAGATGAATACGATAAGTTTATCGATATATATAAAGAAACAGAAGAACGCATCGGCTTTGACCCGGTGCCGGCAGAGAAAATTAAAAATCTGCTGCATACGCTCAAAGACCGCATGTTCCTGGTGCTGACACATGTGAATGTGGATAAATATCTGACTCAGCTGCACGAAGAACGTGAAGCGGAACTGGAAAATATTGCAGAGATCGAAGAGAAAACTGCGAACGGCACAGCGACAAAACGCGAGAAAAAACGCATTAACGAACATAAAGAACAGCTCGCGAGTAAGGATAAGCGCATCGCGAAGATGGAAGAATTCAAAGCCGAATTCGGTACGGAACTCGATTTATCCGCGGGTATGTACTACTACAACAACCATGAAATGGTTTACCTGTTCAGCGGAAGCTATCCGGAACTCTCGTTCTTTAAAGGCACGAACTTTGCCACGTGGGAAATGATCAAGAAAGCGCAGGAATTAGGCATTGGACGATTCAACTTCTTCGGCCTGACAGGTGACTTCACCGAAGCGGCCCAGGACTACGGTGTCTACCGTTTCAAACGCGGATTCACACCGTATATCGAAGAACTGCCCGGCACGTTCGACAAAGTATTCAACAAACCGGTCTACACGATCGCGAAAAAACTCGGGAAAATTTAG
- a CDS encoding type I toxin-antitoxin system Fst family toxin: protein MFSTFFELLIAPIAVGSTIALFSYWLNKDDK, encoded by the coding sequence ATGTTCAGCACTTTTTTTGAGTTGTTAATTGCGCCGATTGCAGTCGGTTCAACGATCGCCCTGTTCAGTTATTGGCTGAATAAGGACGACAAGTAA